ATCTTTAGCACCCATCTCTGTGCAACGTATTTAACTGAATCATCCacttgtgctgtgtgttgtgcagATACCTGACCCGCTGGTCCATTGACTCCGTGAGACCCATCTATAAAACTGGACTGAAGTGGAATAAGAGGCGCATGCCTGTTGGCGACCCGGCACTGAAAGACAATGTGCGCTACAGCGTCAAGCCCCTTTacttaaaacactgaaggacagGAAGTCTGACGAATCGGTGCAGTAACTGCACCAGAGTGGGTGGGCCCTTTTTATATCCAAGACTTCTGTCACACTGCCCTGGGAATGGGCCTAAAAGCTTCATCCATCTGTATTTATACTACCTTGTGTTTATAAAGCTACGTCACATTGATAATGAATCATGCTCAGCCCCACCCACAACCATCCATTCTCTCTCCAAAAGCCCTTGAAGTGAACTCTGCGGCAACTTAATGTGAGCATCAGCTGGGTAAATGTTAAAGTGTCAAAGTAGGTGGTATGTTGACTGTGTATACTCAAGGCAACACAGATGTGCAAATAAAATGCtctcaacgtgtgtgtgtggacgagGACtaaatggaacaaaaacagcatgacTGGACCTCtttagtttatttgttttaagataAGACAAACGTGAAGTCCAGCAGAATGTTtgcatttaatacattttgaagtttAATGTGGttaaagaagaaataagaatTTGTTGAGTGAAAGGAGTGTAAGATGTCGCTTTTCATAGCATGAAAGGAAGGTCTAGATTCTTGGTCCCATCCCCGATGTAGATGTAACCGTGCTGTGGCGTCATTGGCACATGGTAGGAGGTCAGGCCCAGCCAAAACAGGCTGCGAAGCACGCACACTCTGCCGGCACATTCACGCTGAAGACTCCATGAccctacacacaaacaaagaagactTTCTGTAAACAAGTGATATTAAACGCAGGAGTCTGTCACGTCTTGTTCTCTGAGCTGAACTGAAATCAAAGCTGCTTTAATCTTTCTTTTCAAGTCCAAGAACATTATACTGTTCACATGCTAGAAGCAGCCATGGGATACTCCAATAAATCAACCCTTTGTGCTTTTGATATGTACAGTTTAAACCTGTTTCTCAATATGTTAGGGTGCGACCATGCAGACCTGGGGAATTGAGAACAAGAATTGGATCTGCCACTATGCAAACATGAAGCCCTTCTTTTACTGAAAAGGGAGATTATTGTGGAAAATTACACAGTTGTTGCATCACCTTTGTTGTGATCCAACTAAGAGCAAAACTGACTTGAACTTCGGTATCCAGTGTACAACATatggtgtgctgctgcaggaggagaaccCTAAAGCTGTAAATCAGGAGTTGCAAACAGTTCGCAGGATTGTTGTGGAAAAGAGGGCGAGCCCAACTCAGGGTCTCTGAGGAAAGCACCTGTCTTTTGGCGCAGATACCTCATACCGCATTTCCCCCAGAGTCCccttaattttatttatttattttttttaaaaaagccctTTCTCCTTTTTGGCAAACTCGTGATCTGCCATTCAGACGGCTGCAGCGAGTGTGGCGTTGAGACAGCTGTGTAATGTCCGCTGCAGCGATGACACCGCCGACATCCGCATCAACTcgaggaacacacacaaacatatacacatgtGGAAGCCCTCTTAAATCAGACATCTGTTGTTGCATGTTTGGTTACGGGCGCTAAactgtttttctccctttcaaACACATACACTTGGAAGCCCAGGGCCTCACTTGATCTACAGTCACTGTTGGCTTGAGGACATCCAGCTCAGCAACCAAGTTAACGCTAAACGCGTCaattttcacattattatttctCAAAATAAGCAAGTGTTTATTGTTTGCCTCCTGGGTTTCATTTTTCCAACATGTGTAAGAGTGTTCCCTAGAAAatgtctctttctccctccagaTTTGGGAGAAGCAAACATAAGAGACTCTTCCTCATTATGTCATGCTTTCAGCTACTCGCACGCAATCAAGTATTTGACTGACAATaaaaaattaaggaaaaaaaacaaactggagaaAGCAAGTCTCTGCAAGTTCAGTGTCGTAACATTTTGAATGCCTGTCCACAATACTACAataagtaaaagtcctgcactGAAAATGTAACTTAATGGTATAATACCAGTATTATCAGCCATCAAGACATCTTTTAAGTGTATGTAAAAGTAGTCACTGGGAATTAAAGAGTTCCCTGACAATGTATTTTAtctacagcaatgcatcatattctgtAACATATGTTTGTGGCGCCGCTCTCCTTGAGAACCTCAcacctccaaaaaaaacaaccgttCTTTTTCATGATGTcataaaaacaactaaaaaacaacttgtgttCAGCTTTGTTATGATGCATCCAGCCAATCcaaggtgttcaagtgcgctgACAGGTcttgaaaatgaagaagaatgcgtagaggaaaagaaaagtgatatctctggttcctCTATatcaattttgatcatttgttatTTAACTGTATATGAGGAATGCAATGCTaaaccagtggactgctttcaAAAACCTGGTGCATACATTACCATAAATTGCTACAGACtgaaggcaatttatcagattacacacagctttctctggagcgCCATATAGTTTTGTGCTactttcacatatgcagtagaacTCCCCACGACCTGttgacacactttaatgtgtcaaattggtggagttacccttcaAGAAGTAGCAGAATTTTCTCAACccacaaagaaacacataacacatgctttagtttatcagaaaaaaaagcacatggaAAAAAAGATCCCCAAATTTGGAGATAAATGCTTTTTATAGACAGAACAGGTATGACAACTTGTAATattgtaaagtaactaaagttgtcaGACAAATGTACTGATTATCAGTACTTATTGCTTGTAAATTAGCTAAAGCTGGCTGAACCACTTATATTGTTACTTTTTTCCAGTAGTAACATGAGTCACATTTACTCTTCCCATCTTCTCTAggtttctcttttgttttgatctttCTCAGTTTCATGGGAAAAAGACGGAATTAGATTTATCCGTAGTTTCCCTCTGGTGGGCCCAGAATTCAAGATCCCAGATATGTCTAATCCAACAGAGactgctgcattaaaaaaaaaaacaaaaacaaaacaaaaaaaaacttaatgaCGGGCAAAGTAAAAGGGGAATTCTTCCAACATATTCCCAGAACACTTCTGGTAGGCTGACATCAGAGGTTTTCAGGAATTAATTCAATCATTTCAGTGGTAAAATGATTCAGTTGTTCTCACTTGGGAGAAACCCTAGTTGACTTTCAGTCAGCTGAATCAACATAATCATCTGTGCTAAAATCACACCTCATCAGGCTGTAATGTAGCATGGCAGCTGGGACagaacagtgagaaaaaaattgaCTTTGATTCACTGAAATTGTGAAAGCCTCATAAACACGTGTGCATACTCATAACAACTGTGTGTTAATGGCTCCAGTAGGTTTAACCTTTTTGAACTGGTGTGATTTACTGCATTTATTACCTCGTAGAGCTCAATGATagtaagataaaaaaaaaattgttaagTGTTCATTTACTACAATCAGTCCCTCACCAAAACATAATATTGGCAGTTAAGTTTCTGCAATGCACagtcatgtttttattaaaatgaccatattgacatttctacaatatgtgtcatatcataTTCACCTTGCTGTGAAGTACTTATGGCCTTGAATTTcatattttgggggggggggtatacATCTTTGTGCCCCTCCACAATCATCTACACTGTACTTGTCTGTAATCTTGGTAAATGGGCAAACTGTAACAACTGAGTTATAGGGTAACGCAAACGCAGTGCTTCAGCTTACATTAGGTGCGTTGGGTTTAAGTCGGGttcagatgtgaaaaaaaggaacCCCTATCAAGTTTGGGTAGCTCTTGGTTACTACTCCGTTAGATTCTTTCGGGTTCGGACAGAAAAATCGTAGTTCCAACATAAAGACATtaaacttatctgtggtttgcagaaaagtacaATGTGAACGCTTACACTGGCTATTGGGCTGCTTCAATAGTTGCAACAAATCTTGcaaaatatgacatttgtttatatgtgatgAAACAACTGGACGACATAAGACAACTCTGTGGATTCACCTTTAGGAATGTCGTCAGTCAATACATCCAGGAAGTCGATGGCTGGGTTCAAGTCGCCCTTTTCCAGGATGGATCTCTTCTTCAGATTCTTTGGTTCACTGAAGTGAAGGTAGTTGTCAAGCTTCATTGCCTCTGAGTCAGACAGCCCTGAGGAGCAACACACATAACTGACACGTAATTCAAACTGTATCACAGCAATGATGGAGCAAATATACAGGAGGATGATGTCAAAATATTCTGGGAACATGCATATTGAGGAGTGTTGTGAAATATTTCCCCAAATGTTTATTATGGTATTGTtccaattaaaacaaatattaaatctGATGCTTTATGAAACACTTCAGGGTCACTCACACTTATGATGACACTGCAcacaggcccacacacacacagactgatatATATTTACCACCAAAGCTGCGGTTGATCTTGACAAGTCCATGTGAACTCTTGATGAACGCGCCACGTGGTACCACAGACACTTCCTCATCGATCTGTTGTACCGTCACTGCCagcctgctctcctctctgactttgATCTGAAACCAATTACAGTCCATCACTGGGCTAGAATTTCATGTCTAGCATTGGTTTCAGCcaagaaaaatacatcagtttttggttttttttgcactaaatCTTCATGAATAAAAACTCTTGCTTGCTGCAGAAAATGCTGACCTCAGACTGTGAGTCTTACTATATCTGTTGGCACAAGAAGGACACTGtctacagttttgttttctttttcactgttaatTTTGGTCCCACATCCATCCTTGTTTTGGCTTTAGTAATTGGTCAACTGCATAATGCTCTGCTATAATATTTGTCTTCAGATAACAGTAGATGGATGATTTGTATTTTCGAAAAACCTACAGGACAAATTTGATGTGATGTAGTGCTGCTGAACACTATATCAACATTTGAATTGGAAGCAGTTTGTCTTGAGTCTTGCAAACTGACAGCTTGATATTTCAGCTCTGCTAACTTACAGCTACAGAGAGTCGATCATACTTACCACCACCGTTTCCTCATCACTCTCTCCTTGCCTGCGGAGCTCAACATGCTCGTACATATGCGAGGGATCTCCTATGAATCGACCCTTCGCAGCTGTGGACACTTCCTGGATCATGGAGTCTGTCGTGGTGGGGAGCAGGAACCAGTCTATGCAGTTGAGGCTAGAGATAACGCAAACAGGGAGTAAGGCCATTGATTTCTAGTTAAGGGTCCATAATTGATTCTCCCTCAAGAATCACAGTTGAGGCTTGAACTTACCTGTAGAGGTTCTTTTTGTCCTGCATCTCATCTTCTCCCCTCCCCTGAGCGATGAAATAATCCTCCTTTATGCCCAGTATCTTCCCCCAAAACAGGACTCGACTGAATTTGTAGTTCTTCTGCAGGATGACCAGAGATGTCTGCAGAGCGACCCTCTGTTCAAGACTTAAAGTCTGTCCACTTCCGGCAACGAGCTCCCAGGAATAGTATAATGTATTGAAGTCCattgttttatgtaaataaacTACTTCAACGGTTTCTTTAGCTGCTGTTTTAAACTACTTGCTAGCTAACGGTTGCGGCTAACCAAGGCCCTTCATGTGCGGACGCTCATGACAACAAAAGTGGTTGCTATGCAGTGTTGTCATAGCAACGctcaattcttttt
This region of Acanthopagrus latus isolate v.2019 chromosome 22, fAcaLat1.1, whole genome shotgun sequence genomic DNA includes:
- the rsph9 gene encoding radial spoke head protein 9 homolog codes for the protein MDFNTLYYSWELVAGSGQTLSLEQRVALQTSLVILQKNYKFSRVLFWGKILGIKEDYFIAQGRGEDEMQDKKNLYSLNCIDWFLLPTTTDSMIQEVSTAAKGRFIGDPSHMYEHVELRRQGESDEETVVIKVREESRLAVTVQQIDEEVSVVPRGAFIKSSHGLVKINRSFGGLSDSEAMKLDNYLHFSEPKNLKKRSILEKGDLNPAIDFLDVLTDDIPKGSWSLQRECAGRVCVLRSLFWLGLTSYHVPMTPQHGYIYIGDGTKNLDLPFML